A single Vulcanisaeta distributa DSM 14429 DNA region contains:
- the acs gene encoding acetate--CoA ligase: MSVTWALPFKEKIIPELGKERTVDPEEYRRIHQESLKDIEAFWSNVARELEWFKPWDKVLVADPQPPFYKWFVGGKLNASYLALDRHVKGGRKNKVAIIWEGEPVDQNGNPLEVRKLTYYDLWREVNRLAYVLKNKFGLKKGDTIGIYLPMIPELPIAMLAAARLGVIFTVVFSGFTAQALADRLNDAEAKLVITADGGYRRGRVIRLKDIVDKALEQSPTVKNVIVYRRVGLNDVNMVKGRDYWWHELMSDVPMNTYVEPEPVESEHPLYILYTSGTTGKPKGIVHDTGGYMVLLHATMKWVFDAREDDIHFCTADIGWVTGHSYIVFGPLLEGMTTIMYEGAPDYPNPDRWWAIVERYGATILYTSPTGIRTLMRFGDDWVKKHDLSTIRLMHSVGEPINPEAWRWLWKLAGREKVPFGSTWWMTETGGILISHAPGLALVPLKPGTNGPPLPGVDADVVDDNGNPVQPGQRGYLVIKRPWPGMLLTIWKDPDRYVKTYWSKFPGMFYAGDYAVKDEDGYLWILGRADEVIKVAGHRLGTYELESALIQHPAVAEAAVVGVPDQVKGEVPVAYVVLRQGYQPSEQLKAELNNKVRELVGPIATLSNIFFVTKLPKTRSGKIMRRLVKAVVTGQPLGDVTTLEDEASVEEVKRAYEEFKAELEKLGKQG; encoded by the coding sequence ATGTCGGTAACATGGGCTCTACCCTTTAAAGAGAAAATAATCCCCGAGCTTGGGAAGGAGAGGACTGTCGATCCTGAGGAGTACAGGAGAATTCATCAGGAGAGTCTTAAGGACATTGAGGCCTTTTGGTCAAATGTTGCCAGGGAGCTTGAGTGGTTTAAGCCCTGGGACAAAGTACTTGTCGCCGATCCACAGCCCCCGTTCTATAAGTGGTTTGTCGGTGGTAAGTTGAACGCATCATACCTAGCCCTGGATAGGCATGTTAAGGGTGGTAGGAAGAATAAGGTGGCCATTATTTGGGAGGGCGAGCCAGTTGATCAAAATGGTAATCCGCTTGAGGTTCGTAAACTCACGTATTATGACCTATGGCGCGAGGTCAATAGGCTCGCCTACGTGCTTAAGAATAAGTTCGGCCTTAAGAAGGGTGATACCATAGGCATTTACCTACCCATGATACCCGAGCTCCCAATAGCAATGCTCGCAGCCGCAAGGCTCGGCGTCATATTCACAGTGGTCTTCAGTGGATTCACGGCGCAGGCCCTGGCTGATAGGCTTAATGATGCGGAGGCTAAGCTTGTGATAACGGCTGATGGCGGTTATAGGCGTGGTAGGGTAATTAGGCTCAAGGACATTGTTGATAAGGCCCTTGAGCAGTCACCTACAGTTAAGAACGTAATTGTCTACAGGAGGGTTGGTCTTAATGACGTTAACATGGTTAAGGGTAGGGATTACTGGTGGCATGAGTTAATGAGTGACGTACCAATGAATACTTATGTAGAGCCTGAGCCAGTGGAGAGTGAGCACCCATTATATATACTATACACGTCAGGCACTACGGGTAAGCCCAAGGGTATTGTTCACGACACGGGCGGATACATGGTGCTACTCCACGCAACCATGAAGTGGGTATTCGATGCCAGGGAGGACGACATCCACTTCTGCACTGCGGACATTGGCTGGGTAACCGGGCATAGCTACATAGTATTTGGGCCGCTCCTTGAGGGCATGACGACTATAATGTATGAGGGTGCGCCTGACTACCCGAACCCGGACCGTTGGTGGGCGATTGTGGAGAGGTACGGAGCTACAATACTGTACACCAGCCCAACGGGTATAAGGACACTAATGAGGTTTGGCGATGACTGGGTTAAGAAGCACGACCTCAGTACAATAAGGCTCATGCACTCAGTTGGTGAGCCAATAAACCCAGAGGCCTGGAGGTGGCTTTGGAAGTTGGCGGGTAGGGAGAAGGTGCCCTTTGGCTCCACCTGGTGGATGACAGAGACAGGGGGCATACTAATATCCCACGCACCGGGTCTCGCCCTGGTACCGCTTAAACCAGGTACCAATGGACCACCATTACCTGGCGTCGATGCGGACGTCGTTGATGATAATGGTAACCCGGTACAGCCAGGACAGAGGGGTTACCTCGTAATTAAGAGGCCCTGGCCAGGTATGCTATTGACAATTTGGAAGGACCCAGACAGGTATGTTAAGACTTATTGGAGTAAATTCCCTGGAATGTTCTACGCAGGTGATTACGCGGTTAAAGATGAGGACGGCTACTTATGGATACTCGGTAGGGCTGATGAGGTAATTAAGGTTGCAGGACACAGGCTCGGCACGTACGAACTCGAGTCAGCATTAATACAACACCCGGCAGTGGCTGAGGCCGCCGTCGTTGGCGTACCAGACCAAGTTAAGGGTGAGGTTCCAGTGGCCTACGTGGTCCTTAGACAGGGTTATCAGCCCTCTGAACAGTTGAAGGCTGAGTTGAATAATAAAGTTAGGGAGCTTGTAGGTCCAATAGCCACATTATCGAACATATTCTTCGTGACTAAACTACCAAAGACCAGGAGTGGCAAGATAATGAGGAGGCTCGTTAAGGCCGTGGTCACGGGCCAACCACTGGGTGATGTGACGACGCTTGAGGACGAGGCTAGTGTTGAGGAGGTTAAGAGGGCCTACGAGGAGTTTAAGGCTGAGTTGGAAAAACTTGGTAAGCAAGGGTGA
- a CDS encoding acetate uptake transporter, translating into MPEKAANPAPLGLSGFALTTLVLSLFNAHIITAGSDVVVGLAAFYGGLAQIVAGLYEWRSGNTFGYAAFFTYGAFWEWYFITVLLLDMHTISVTSAAISAVLAAFGIFTFIFWIYTFRLNWALWLVFLTLWLTFFLLAAGLTIVGGYVGIITALLAWYTAFAMVYQEIFNRPAPLLNSQPIKAKAAMA; encoded by the coding sequence ATGCCTGAGAAAGCGGCCAACCCAGCACCACTTGGGCTCTCGGGCTTCGCATTAACTACGCTAGTCCTAAGTCTATTCAATGCACACATAATAACCGCGGGTTCAGACGTTGTGGTCGGCCTAGCGGCGTTTTATGGAGGTTTGGCTCAAATAGTCGCGGGTTTATACGAATGGAGGAGTGGAAACACCTTCGGCTATGCCGCGTTCTTTACATATGGCGCGTTTTGGGAGTGGTACTTCATAACGGTGTTGCTCCTTGATATGCACACCATCTCCGTTACATCGGCCGCCATAAGCGCGGTTCTGGCTGCTTTCGGGATTTTCACATTCATTTTCTGGATATATACCTTCAGGCTTAATTGGGCGCTATGGCTAGTATTCCTAACGCTTTGGTTAACCTTCTTCCTACTCGCCGCAGGCTTAACAATAGTGGGCGGCTACGTCGGCATAATAACAGCATTACTAGCCTGGTACACAGCATTCGCAATGGTGTATCAAGAGATATTTAATAGGCCAGCACCGTTACTAAACTCACAGCCAATAAAGGCAAAGGCGGCAATGGCATAG
- the thyX gene encoding FAD-dependent thymidylate synthase yields MQEVKVNVVNIIKPRVELVLTWGSEELVTAMTDVVYRAYSIEDALKRVREKPELVVRRITGFLRDGHHSVLEFMGASWLVEGSRAFTHELVRHRIASYWQESQRYVDYTKGQLRYVLPPGLASQWAGHLDGVSQAYVKAREGFAPEDARYLLPNAMASRVWVQMNAREFFLNFIPLRTGLGAFHEIRLIAWLMFDTLIDKFPIIARWVWDNLPKLHPDYCRGIDKLDSAYGTSDCRIVSIKDAFNKWGMEIPRRITELITHS; encoded by the coding sequence GTGCAGGAGGTAAAGGTAAATGTGGTTAACATAATTAAACCAAGGGTTGAACTCGTACTCACCTGGGGTAGTGAGGAGCTTGTCACTGCAATGACCGACGTTGTTTATAGGGCCTACTCAATCGAGGATGCGCTAAAGAGAGTTAGGGAGAAGCCCGAGTTGGTTGTTAGGAGGATAACGGGCTTCCTTAGGGATGGGCACCACAGCGTCCTTGAGTTTATGGGTGCGAGCTGGCTTGTTGAGGGTAGTAGGGCATTCACGCATGAACTCGTTAGGCATAGGATAGCGAGTTACTGGCAGGAGAGTCAGAGGTACGTGGACTACACCAAGGGGCAGCTACGCTACGTACTACCACCAGGCCTAGCCAGCCAGTGGGCCGGCCACCTGGATGGTGTATCGCAGGCCTATGTGAAGGCTAGGGAGGGCTTCGCACCCGAGGACGCCAGGTACTTGCTCCCAAATGCCATGGCAAGTAGGGTTTGGGTTCAGATGAATGCGAGGGAGTTCTTCCTGAACTTCATACCGCTTAGGACGGGCTTGGGCGCCTTCCACGAGATTAGGCTCATTGCCTGGCTCATGTTCGACACATTGATTGATAAATTCCCAATAATCGCCAGGTGGGTGTGGGACAACCTACCCAAGCTACACCCAGACTACTGCAGGGGCATTGATAAGCTTGACAGCGCCTACGGAACAAGCGACTGCAGGATAGTGAGCATAAAGGACGCCTTCAACAAGTGGGGGATGGAGATCCCAAGGAGAATCACCGAACTCATCACTCACTCTTAA
- a CDS encoding oligosaccharide flippase family protein gives MVRENTVLAVVLNYLPTAANYALAIAYIVVLTRYIPLTQYGYYNALFAIINSIGALIPIPGISGAIAREGAIEYARGGDVKPYFSAMVFMSLIMAVIYGLLIALATPFYIGNGIPRWMLGTAYIYVGVVFIQSIAGALGLYLWLVGRVASQGMGLTINILAMRVMQVLLIIIMRNVYALAISVFLGSLAQFIYYLGIVRGIADPLAGVGVVKNRIKGFLEFGFQSWLLGYMGTLSYNLLMYLVYVYLGPEFTGIYGLASAIANAVTALGPAVSTVMNSRLSQGLGIGIDVSRTFRDYAIPSFIAASLLAQLIVLALPILPTIGIISGGYVKSIPYASVLLGYTPLAVIVNIYTSYYWVVGRGWYALIANIAGLGLGILAYVLFHSLGIYMAIASNYLIYALTLVVFWFSERWSIRSIDVLVIGLSLVLTLISSCTLLISDLPITWPLIQLINIAVLIAALYIFKPLPRSLINQVPGFARPMITPFIKSE, from the coding sequence ATGGTTAGGGAAAACACGGTTTTAGCTGTCGTATTGAATTACCTACCTACCGCGGCTAATTACGCATTAGCCATTGCGTACATAGTTGTCTTAACCAGGTACATACCACTGACGCAGTACGGATACTACAACGCGCTCTTTGCCATAATAAACTCAATAGGTGCCTTAATACCGATACCCGGCATATCGGGCGCCATTGCCAGGGAGGGCGCCATTGAGTATGCCAGAGGTGGTGACGTTAAGCCTTACTTCTCCGCCATGGTCTTCATGTCATTGATCATGGCCGTGATTTACGGACTACTAATTGCGTTGGCAACGCCATTCTACATTGGTAATGGTATACCCAGGTGGATGCTCGGTACGGCATATATATACGTGGGCGTTGTTTTCATTCAATCAATCGCGGGCGCCCTGGGTCTCTACCTATGGTTAGTGGGTAGGGTTGCGTCTCAAGGCATGGGCTTGACGATCAACATACTTGCCATGAGAGTAATGCAAGTACTATTAATAATCATAATGCGTAACGTCTATGCGTTAGCCATATCCGTGTTCCTGGGCTCCCTGGCGCAGTTCATTTACTACCTGGGTATTGTTAGGGGCATTGCCGATCCACTGGCTGGGGTTGGCGTCGTGAAAAATAGGATAAAGGGGTTTCTTGAGTTTGGTTTTCAATCGTGGTTACTAGGCTACATGGGTACCTTAAGCTATAACTTACTGATGTACCTTGTCTATGTATACCTTGGCCCTGAATTCACGGGTATATATGGATTAGCATCCGCAATTGCTAATGCCGTAACTGCCTTGGGCCCTGCCGTATCCACCGTGATGAATAGTAGGTTGTCCCAAGGGCTCGGTATTGGTATTGACGTTAGTAGGACTTTCCGTGACTACGCAATACCATCCTTCATAGCCGCATCCCTCCTCGCCCAGCTAATAGTCCTTGCCCTGCCTATTCTGCCGACCATAGGGATTATTAGTGGTGGGTATGTTAAGTCAATACCCTACGCCTCGGTACTGCTCGGTTACACGCCGTTGGCCGTCATAGTCAATATATACACATCCTACTACTGGGTCGTTGGTAGGGGTTGGTATGCATTAATCGCAAACATCGCCGGCCTGGGCCTTGGCATACTCGCATACGTACTCTTTCACTCCCTCGGTATTTACATGGCCATAGCCAGTAATTACTTAATATATGCATTAACTTTAGTGGTCTTCTGGTTTAGTGAGCGGTGGAGCATTCGAAGCATTGATGTTTTGGTTATTGGCTTATCCCTGGTACTGACCCTGATCTCCTCCTGCACGTTACTGATCTCCGACCTGCCAATCACCTGGCCATTAATACAGTTAATAAACATAGCCGTGTTGATCGCGGCCCTCTACATATTCAAGCCACTGCCTAGGTCCCTGATTAACCAAGTCCCTGGATTTGCGAGACCGATGATAACACCATTCATTAAGAGTGAGTGA
- a CDS encoding sulfurtransferase TusA family protein, translated as MRVGELTVDLRGIGCPYGSTLAIQNFRDAPVGSVITFILDDEECYLTLKRLFPLLGQRVIKTEEQNKVYKLSVLKVRFF; from the coding sequence GTGAGGGTTGGCGAGTTAACAGTTGATTTAAGGGGTATTGGTTGCCCATACGGTAGTACACTGGCCATACAGAACTTCCGCGATGCGCCAGTGGGTTCTGTTATAACGTTCATACTCGATGACGAGGAGTGCTACCTAACATTAAAGAGACTATTCCCACTGCTTGGTCAGAGGGTCATTAAGACTGAGGAACAGAACAAGGTCTATAAATTATCGGTCCTCAAGGTAAGGTTCTTCTAA
- the rplX gene encoding 50S ribosomal protein L24 codes for MVTLTRSKQPRKQRKALFNAPLHVRHRLMTARLSEDLQRQYGVKRLPVRKGDTVLILRGDFKGVRGKVVEVDLRKMRIYVENATLKKPSGETVYYPIHPSKVMIVELDTSDKRRLEAIERARKQREEYLKKLEEVKEARALRKPEVIVVGGQGSGGEQKQQ; via the coding sequence ATGGTCACATTAACAAGGTCTAAACAACCGAGGAAGCAGAGGAAGGCACTATTCAATGCGCCACTCCATGTTAGGCATAGGTTAATGACAGCTCGGCTTAGTGAGGATTTACAAAGGCAGTATGGCGTTAAGAGATTGCCGGTTAGGAAGGGCGATACCGTGCTCATACTGAGGGGTGATTTCAAGGGCGTTAGGGGTAAGGTGGTTGAGGTTGATTTAAGGAAGATGAGGATCTACGTGGAGAATGCAACCTTGAAGAAACCTAGTGGTGAAACCGTTTACTACCCAATACACCCATCAAAGGTAATGATTGTCGAGTTGGACACCAGCGATAAGAGGAGGCTGGAGGCGATTGAGAGGGCTAGGAAGCAGCGTGAGGAGTACTTAAAGAAGCTTGAGGAGGTTAAGGAGGCTAGGGCATTGAGGAAGCCTGAGGTAATCGTCGTTGGTGGTCAGGGCAGTGGCGGTGAACAGAAGCAGCAGTAA
- a CDS encoding DMT family transporter, whose amino-acid sequence MRKSLFISYLLIYVFSASFNYFFVKFGLRYATPLGYMAIRYAIAGALLALAAVLINGKYYIILNRDLALLSLFSSLSTALWAYGLVYIDPGSSAIFGYTMPLFAIPLSILLIHEKPRTLNVIGALIGFVGVIIYGVSSIIRGVSLIGTLLTMINAIFWALYSIYFRKLGNNDGLIVVSNMFIVGSAILTAMGLLVDGLREFTGIEWVPGFIGNLLGTSIVGGAVLFLVWYLLVNTIGVANSTPYIFTVPALTLTLNYLIMGIQPTVPEIIGSVIMFVGIYLAST is encoded by the coding sequence ATGAGAAAATCACTATTCATTAGTTACTTATTAATCTACGTATTCTCGGCATCATTTAATTACTTCTTCGTAAAATTCGGATTAAGATATGCAACGCCACTGGGTTACATGGCAATTAGGTACGCAATAGCCGGAGCCCTATTAGCTCTGGCTGCCGTATTAATTAACGGTAAATACTACATAATACTAAATAGGGACTTAGCTCTCCTGAGTTTATTTTCCTCATTAAGCACGGCGCTTTGGGCCTATGGACTGGTTTATATCGACCCAGGCTCGTCGGCCATATTTGGCTACACAATGCCCCTATTTGCAATACCACTATCGATCCTACTCATCCATGAAAAGCCAAGGACGCTCAATGTAATTGGCGCACTTATTGGGTTTGTTGGGGTTATTATTTATGGAGTCTCCTCAATAATTAGGGGCGTCTCGCTGATTGGGACATTACTTACTATGATAAACGCCATATTTTGGGCTCTGTACAGTATATACTTCAGAAAGTTGGGTAATAATGATGGCTTAATTGTAGTGTCTAACATGTTCATCGTCGGTTCAGCGATACTTACTGCGATGGGATTGCTAGTTGATGGTCTTAGGGAGTTCACCGGCATTGAGTGGGTGCCTGGGTTCATTGGTAATTTATTGGGTACATCCATAGTCGGTGGTGCAGTCCTATTCCTCGTCTGGTACTTGCTCGTTAATACAATTGGTGTTGCCAACTCGACGCCTTACATATTCACGGTACCTGCATTAACACTTACGCTTAACTACTTAATAATGGGTATTCAGCCAACCGTACCGGAGATCATAGGCTCTGTGATAATGTTTGTTGGCATTTACCTCGCCTCAACCTGA
- a CDS encoding 30S ribosomal protein S4e, whose amino-acid sequence MPSRHLRRYQAPEWWPISTKEAVWVVRPSPGPHPLAKSLPLALLVRDVLRYAKTLREARYVIGKGLIKVDGKVRRDYKYPVGLMDVVEIVPTNEVYRMVPHPTKFLWPVLISQEEARYKLCRIENKTMVKGGQIQLNLHDGRNIQLPYEEGSKYDTLDSVLIDIAENKIVDYVKLELGSLGLIVDGKNVGYYGKITEIVQTYRKRESTVKIITNEGKEVRTIVDYLFAVGKEKPLITIAPQQSTQSQ is encoded by the coding sequence ATGCCCAGTAGGCACTTAAGGCGTTACCAAGCGCCTGAGTGGTGGCCGATATCCACTAAGGAGGCTGTGTGGGTTGTTAGGCCAAGCCCTGGACCGCATCCATTGGCTAAGTCTTTACCACTGGCATTGCTTGTCAGGGATGTCCTTAGATACGCGAAGACGCTTAGGGAGGCTAGGTACGTCATTGGTAAGGGATTGATTAAGGTTGATGGTAAGGTTAGGAGGGATTATAAGTACCCAGTGGGTTTAATGGACGTTGTTGAGATTGTGCCAACTAATGAGGTTTACCGAATGGTTCCACACCCAACTAAGTTCCTGTGGCCAGTACTAATAAGCCAGGAGGAGGCTAGGTATAAGCTTTGCAGGATTGAGAATAAGACCATGGTTAAGGGCGGGCAAATACAGCTTAACCTGCATGATGGCAGGAACATACAATTACCCTATGAGGAGGGCAGTAAGTATGATACGCTTGATTCAGTGCTAATTGATATCGCCGAGAATAAGATCGTTGATTACGTGAAATTGGAACTAGGCTCGCTTGGATTAATCGTTGATGGAAAGAACGTGGGTTACTACGGAAAGATAACTGAGATAGTACAGACCTACAGGAAGAGAGAATCCACAGTAAAGATAATAACGAATGAGGGTAAGGAGGTCAGGACAATAGTGGATTACCTATTCGCAGTGGGTAAAGAAAAACCCCTAATAACAATCGCACCACAACAGTCAACTCAGTCTCAGTAA
- a CDS encoding M1 family aminopeptidase, whose protein sequence is MSFDKAGYLIGRNFVYPDYRPQFPKHYGYALKHLRAQIRVKTSERAIEGLAEYSIDVPPGRDYIELDAAEMKIISVKVNGQDTKFEYDGRVLRVYISPGNHTVQVNYETKPRKGLYFILPDEHYRDRVPMVWTQGESEDNHYWIPMPDYPNVKFTSELLIIVPKTWTAVSNGILVETKDLGDEVLWHWRLDKPHSAYLVAFAAGEFEVVREDCDGITIEHYVPRGFGDRARFSFYRTCDMIRFYSEYTGVRYPWPNYKHVAVSEFIYGGMENTTITIVTDTTLHDEHAHCPGSRFPCPGMEDFTSDGLVAHELAHQWFGDYVTTKDWANIWLNEAFATYFEALYTERAKGRDEFLYELYQNLRSYLNEYGNRYARPIVTRMYKDPEEMFDRHTYEKGSLVLHTLRNLLGDEVFQKGINLYLTRHAHGNADTEDLRKALEEVSGQPLDWFFTQFVYSSGHPVIKYSWSYDPGNKFIKLSISQAQGDDSYPIYRLPLEFEIKYPSGKVDLLRIELNEREVTIYVPASERPQYVCIDPQFKVGVKSVSSDKGVEEAIAELGSDNIMCRLEAIDALARDGSARAVEGLSKALMNDPFWGVRAEAARALGRVGTDDALKALLNALNNERHPRVRQAIAEALGNFKGNGDAARVLTSILENTSESYYVRSKAAQSLGKLGMMDYAGELIKALNYPSHNHVITQGALQGLSELGTDEAVDTLIKYTELGKPTLVRMVATQSLGKFVGIRRVYDRIRELLKDPYYRVRYAAVAAVESSLDPRFLDALDDLASRDLDGRIRRYARDVARKIREQMQRGVEYARLREEIERIREEQRRIMDRLGRMEAKG, encoded by the coding sequence GTGTCCTTTGACAAGGCTGGCTACTTAATTGGTAGGAACTTCGTATACCCTGACTACAGGCCTCAATTTCCTAAACATTACGGCTACGCCCTAAAGCACTTAAGGGCCCAAATACGGGTTAAGACTAGCGAGAGGGCGATCGAGGGGTTAGCAGAGTACAGTATTGATGTGCCACCTGGCAGGGACTATATCGAGCTTGATGCGGCAGAGATGAAGATAATATCCGTTAAGGTGAATGGGCAGGACACAAAGTTTGAGTACGATGGCAGGGTACTCAGGGTATACATCAGTCCAGGGAATCACACAGTGCAGGTGAACTACGAAACGAAACCCAGGAAGGGCCTCTATTTCATATTGCCGGACGAGCATTACAGGGATAGAGTGCCCATGGTCTGGACACAGGGTGAGAGTGAGGATAATCATTACTGGATACCAATGCCCGATTACCCTAATGTTAAATTCACGAGCGAGTTATTAATAATAGTTCCGAAGACCTGGACCGCGGTTTCAAACGGCATTCTAGTGGAGACTAAGGATCTCGGTGATGAGGTACTGTGGCACTGGCGGTTAGACAAGCCCCACTCGGCGTATCTCGTAGCCTTTGCAGCCGGCGAGTTCGAGGTTGTTAGGGAGGATTGTGATGGGATAACCATTGAGCATTACGTGCCAAGAGGATTCGGCGATAGGGCTAGGTTTAGTTTCTATAGGACTTGCGACATGATAAGGTTTTACAGTGAGTACACGGGTGTTAGGTATCCATGGCCTAATTATAAGCATGTTGCCGTTAGTGAATTTATTTATGGCGGTATGGAGAACACAACGATAACCATAGTCACAGACACAACGCTACATGATGAACATGCCCATTGTCCCGGGTCTAGATTCCCATGCCCAGGTATGGAGGACTTCACGTCAGATGGCTTGGTAGCTCACGAACTCGCCCATCAGTGGTTTGGTGATTATGTGACGACTAAGGACTGGGCTAATATCTGGCTTAATGAGGCGTTCGCCACGTACTTCGAGGCGCTTTACACGGAGCGTGCCAAGGGACGTGATGAGTTCTTGTACGAGTTGTACCAAAACCTTAGGAGTTACCTCAATGAGTATGGCAATAGGTACGCGAGGCCGATAGTCACGAGGATGTATAAGGACCCTGAGGAGATGTTTGATAGGCATACATATGAGAAGGGAAGCCTTGTCCTTCACACACTCCGTAATTTACTCGGTGATGAAGTCTTCCAGAAGGGTATAAACCTATACTTAACACGGCATGCCCATGGTAATGCAGATACGGAGGACCTCAGGAAGGCGCTTGAGGAGGTTTCTGGGCAACCACTTGATTGGTTTTTCACGCAATTCGTTTACTCATCTGGCCACCCGGTCATTAAGTATTCCTGGAGTTACGACCCAGGCAATAAGTTCATTAAATTGAGTATTAGCCAGGCACAGGGCGATGACTCATACCCAATTTATAGGCTACCCCTTGAATTTGAGATTAAATACCCAAGCGGTAAGGTTGACCTACTTAGAATCGAACTAAATGAGAGAGAGGTCACGATATACGTACCAGCCAGCGAGAGGCCGCAGTACGTGTGCATAGATCCTCAGTTTAAGGTGGGTGTTAAGTCAGTGAGTAGTGATAAGGGTGTTGAGGAGGCCATCGCTGAGTTAGGTAGTGATAACATAATGTGCAGGTTAGAGGCTATTGATGCATTGGCGAGGGATGGTAGTGCCAGGGCTGTTGAGGGGTTAAGCAAGGCATTGATGAATGACCCATTCTGGGGCGTTAGAGCTGAGGCTGCCAGGGCACTCGGTAGAGTAGGTACGGATGACGCGCTCAAGGCGTTACTCAACGCATTGAATAATGAGAGACACCCGAGGGTTAGACAAGCCATTGCGGAGGCTTTGGGTAACTTTAAAGGTAATGGGGATGCAGCTAGAGTCCTTACATCAATCCTTGAAAACACATCCGAGAGTTACTACGTCAGGTCAAAGGCTGCTCAATCACTTGGTAAGTTGGGGATGATGGATTACGCAGGGGAACTCATTAAGGCCCTTAATTATCCAAGCCATAACCACGTAATAACCCAGGGCGCACTACAGGGACTTTCCGAGTTAGGCACTGATGAGGCCGTGGATACGCTCATTAAGTACACGGAGCTTGGTAAACCAACCCTCGTTAGGATGGTCGCAACCCAGTCCCTGGGTAAGTTCGTGGGTATTAGGAGGGTTTATGATAGGATTAGGGAGTTGCTTAAGGACCCGTATTACAGGGTTAGGTATGCCGCAGTGGCTGCCGTGGAGAGTTCCCTGGATCCAAGGTTCCTGGATGCGCTAGATGACTTGGCTAGTAGGGACTTGGATGGTCGTATTAGGCGTTATGCGAGGGATGTCGCCAGAAAGATTAGGGAGCAGATGCAGAGGGGCGTGGAGTATGCGAGGTTGAGGGAGGAGATTGAGAGGATTAGAGAGGAGCAGAGGAGGATTATGGATAGGCTAGGTAGGATGGAGGCGAAGGGCTAA
- a CDS encoding class I SAM-dependent methyltransferase, whose amino-acid sequence MHYYDREPVFKEMRVRRIHTVIRGFPLTFVLAPGVFSSEDVDAGTRLLAENMVIMNDWDILDMGCGYGVLGIVAAKLAPRGRVVMVDINKLAVKLAAINIKINRVSNAEVRLSDLYNAVQGEKFNTIISNPPITAGLDLNRRLIIEAKNHLKPGGLLQIVVPKKLRSRFEEILYGNYDIVERLAKSGNYIAYVAKVMG is encoded by the coding sequence ATGCATTATTACGATAGGGAACCCGTCTTTAAGGAGATGAGGGTTAGGAGAATCCATACGGTGATTAGGGGATTTCCATTGACCTTCGTGTTAGCCCCTGGGGTCTTCTCGAGCGAGGATGTGGATGCAGGGACTAGGTTGTTGGCTGAGAATATGGTTATAATGAATGATTGGGACATACTCGACATGGGCTGTGGTTACGGCGTTCTCGGTATTGTAGCGGCGAAACTGGCGCCGAGGGGTAGGGTGGTCATGGTTGATATAAATAAACTCGCGGTTAAGTTAGCAGCCATAAACATTAAAATTAATAGGGTAAGTAATGCTGAGGTCCGATTAAGCGACTTATATAATGCGGTTCAGGGCGAGAAGTTTAATACGATAATTTCGAATCCACCAATAACGGCGGGTCTCGATTTAAATAGGAGATTGATAATTGAGGCTAAGAACCACTTAAAGCCTGGCGGTCTCCTTCAAATTGTTGTACCGAAGAAGTTGAGGTCGAGGTTTGAGGAGATTTTATACGGTAATTACGACATTGTGGAGAGATTGGCTAAGTCAGGTAATTACATAGCCTACGTGGCCAAGGTCATGGGTTAG